One region of Sulfurisphaera ohwakuensis genomic DNA includes:
- a CDS encoding amidohydrolase family protein, with protein sequence MIKVIDAHVHYHIFAGKIPDHCKEFLEYVKGTKYTLKNEYVELEKIILVPSHPCHSDECSDGFYIDYEERRKNPDLYLQWGEVNPLKCNVKEELGKQYSLGIIGIKLHPVHKGFKPNAYREEEGGLKSLLFVYEFAEDHDLPIMFHTGTSIGVGSRNKYADPIYIDDVAKDFPKLKIILAHAGRPLWYETAFYLVKSLNNVYLEISSIPPKNLLKLLPRINEIAEKVIYGSDFPAFKGQDLAEYAFQVYSILKEKKIMRDNAKRILKI encoded by the coding sequence ATGATTAAAGTAATTGATGCTCACGTTCATTATCATATTTTTGCCGGAAAAATACCAGATCATTGTAAGGAGTTTTTAGAATATGTTAAAGGGACAAAGTATACGTTAAAGAATGAATATGTCGAGCTTGAAAAAATTATTTTGGTTCCTTCTCATCCTTGCCATAGTGATGAATGCTCAGATGGTTTTTACATTGATTATGAAGAAAGGAGAAAAAATCCCGATCTCTATTTACAGTGGGGTGAAGTAAACCCATTAAAATGTAACGTTAAAGAAGAGCTAGGAAAACAGTACTCTTTGGGTATAATAGGCATAAAACTTCATCCAGTACATAAGGGATTTAAACCTAATGCTTATAGAGAGGAAGAAGGCGGATTAAAGAGTTTACTCTTCGTCTACGAATTTGCTGAAGACCATGACTTACCAATTATGTTCCATACGGGAACTAGTATAGGTGTTGGAAGCAGGAATAAATATGCTGATCCTATTTACATAGACGATGTTGCTAAAGATTTTCCTAAATTAAAAATAATCTTAGCCCATGCCGGAAGGCCATTATGGTATGAGACAGCATTCTATCTAGTTAAATCTCTAAATAACGTATACTTAGAAATTTCATCAATACCTCCAAAGAATTTATTGAAATTGTTGCCAAGAATAAATGAGATTGCTGAAAAAGTAATCTATGGTAGCGATTTTCCTGCATTTAAGGGTCAAGATTTAGCTGAATATGCTTTTCAAGTTTACAGTATTCTGAAGGAAAAAAAGATCATGAGAGATAACGCTAAAAGAATATTGAAAATTTAG
- a CDS encoding ISNCY family transposase: MNTNSLLQAYYNALQEALQQIFTALTSLRKDTLAKLVLGGVMGGTATEIAQATGMDYETVLKNLNKLANKNLIKIVKEIVQDHPVQLIIDDTHDHKQHARALPVSRNGAQVFYCREHKRYEPTIQLLIIAIKDLKTNETYIVTIIPYIPQKVVEILRERGEEVEFKTKIQEYLETLPILEKEFNVVCKVFDSWYVNSKTLLDDTVGELKANSRVTEGGRLVPVGEFPEGEYLVEYLGIPIKLLVIDDYKGFGRRYFFSTNVNDTAEEIITTWENRWDIEVLIRELKALGLEKGSFLTWVRNKGFITLKALSLLLVLLFKYSLGLYLGAKRIARVIKSIYQSLGGIKKLFKRRKKT, encoded by the coding sequence ATGAATACAAACTCATTACTCCAAGCGTATTACAATGCACTTCAAGAAGCACTCCAACAAATATTCACCGCCTTGACTAGCTTGAGAAAAGACACACTAGCAAAACTAGTACTTGGAGGAGTAATGGGTGGAACAGCAACAGAAATAGCCCAAGCAACGGGCATGGACTACGAGACAGTACTAAAAAACCTTAACAAACTAGCAAACAAAAACCTGATCAAAATAGTAAAAGAGATAGTACAAGACCACCCAGTACAACTAATAATAGACGACACACATGATCACAAACAACACGCAAGAGCACTACCAGTATCAAGAAACGGAGCACAAGTCTTTTACTGCAGAGAACACAAAAGATACGAACCAACAATACAACTACTCATAATAGCAATAAAAGACTTGAAAACAAACGAAACCTACATAGTAACAATAATACCCTACATACCACAAAAGGTTGTTGAGATATTAAGGGAGAGGGGAGAGGAGGTTGAGTTCAAGACAAAGATACAAGAATACTTGGAAACATTGCCAATTCTCGAGAAGGAGTTTAATGTTGTGTGCAAGGTTTTTGATTCTTGGTATGTTAATTCTAAAACTCTCTTGGATGATACCGTCGGGGAACTCAAGGCCAACTCACGGGTCACCGAGGGTGGTAGGCTTGTGCCAGTTGGCGAGTTCCCCGAGGGGGAATACCTAGTTGAGTATTTAGGTATTCCCATAAAATTACTTGTAATAGATGATTATAAGGGTTTTGGAAGGAGGTACTTCTTCTCCACAAACGTTAATGATACTGCGGAGGAAATAATAACTACATGGGAGAATCGTTGGGATATTGAGGTTTTGATTAGGGAGCTTAAAGCCTTGGGATTGGAGAAAGGTTCTTTCCTCACTTGGGTTAGGAATAAGGGGTTTATAACCCTTAAGGCTCTCTCCCTGCTCTTGGTACTCTTGTTTAAGTACTCTCTTGGTTTGTATTTGGGTGCCAAGAGGATAGCAAGGGTGATAAAAAGTATTTATCAATCTTTGGGCGGGATTAAGAAACTTTTTAAGAGAAGGAAAAAGACGTAA
- the sfsA gene encoding DNA/RNA nuclease SfsA has product MIVYTFPTLYEEIVKARVNRFTVVTESEKICHLHDPGRLKELIYPGNKILIRNVNGKRKTNCQVTAAWSGKEWVVTDSSIHNEIARKFLPTDVKSEVTVGKSRIDFAFDNTYVEVKGCTLARDGIALFPDAPTKRGKRHLDELIELKRKGYSVLLMILVFRTDVVCFSPNFDTDREFSNTFIKALKEGVNVEVKVFQLDKENIVYKGEIPICHQILEKSTNFSLP; this is encoded by the coding sequence ATGATTGTTTATACTTTTCCTACACTATATGAGGAGATTGTGAAAGCTAGGGTTAACCGTTTTACAGTCGTAACAGAGAGTGAGAAAATTTGTCACCTTCACGATCCTGGAAGACTTAAGGAGCTTATTTACCCTGGTAACAAGATATTAATAAGAAACGTTAACGGAAAAAGAAAAACCAATTGTCAAGTTACAGCTGCATGGAGCGGTAAAGAATGGGTTGTAACAGATTCCAGCATACATAATGAGATAGCTAGAAAGTTTTTACCCACTGATGTTAAATCTGAAGTAACGGTAGGGAAAAGTAGGATTGACTTTGCATTTGATAATACATATGTTGAGGTTAAGGGTTGTACTCTTGCGAGAGATGGTATAGCTCTTTTCCCTGACGCTCCAACTAAGAGAGGAAAAAGACATCTAGATGAACTGATAGAGCTTAAGAGAAAGGGATATTCAGTTTTACTCATGATTCTCGTTTTTAGAACTGATGTTGTGTGCTTTTCTCCTAATTTTGATACAGACCGAGAGTTTTCTAATACATTTATTAAAGCATTAAAAGAGGGCGTAAATGTTGAAGTTAAAGTGTTTCAATTAGATAAAGAAAATATAGTGTATAAGGGAGAAATTCCTATTTGTCACCAAATTCTTGAAAAATCAACTAATTTCTCCTTACCCTAA
- a CDS encoding MFS transporter: MSKFLSSISVLIPFLLSAYVMYTISFVIVPLAHYLSTSVPNVVFAITLSWIGGGIGGFVFGRLSDLIGRKKALIISFFLFSIPAILLYFVNNLLELYILWFIIGFGVNGENGISYVIVAELRLTNLRGFLGGMMQGFYALGALLGAITATFMGDRFLLIFLIAGIISLLSFIFYPFIPEEKVKYESRSRLTDIFSQKMIGLTTISSIASLTSFLYIISAFELLPTILQNNVLVAIGDIIAVLSFSLSGYISDIKGRKFSAVIFGILAVISSALFLLSNILALTIYFSSAFFAFFGVWLSELYPPQVRGTGSNFALLIGRIIGGGFGTFIVTLLPFPLKISLGIVLIIASIISVISMNLLRPITN, encoded by the coding sequence ATGTCAAAGTTTCTTTCGTCTATTTCAGTCCTAATCCCATTCCTACTATCTGCTTATGTGATGTATACAATTTCTTTCGTAATAGTACCTTTAGCTCATTACCTATCTACAAGTGTTCCTAATGTTGTCTTCGCAATAACCTTATCATGGATTGGTGGAGGAATTGGTGGATTTGTTTTTGGAAGACTTTCAGATCTAATAGGAAGGAAAAAAGCTTTGATAATTTCCTTCTTTCTTTTCTCTATTCCCGCTATATTATTGTATTTTGTTAATAATTTATTAGAACTTTACATATTGTGGTTCATAATAGGTTTTGGAGTAAATGGTGAAAACGGTATTAGTTACGTTATAGTAGCTGAGTTAAGGTTAACGAACTTAAGGGGTTTTTTAGGTGGAATGATGCAAGGTTTTTACGCTTTAGGGGCTTTATTAGGGGCTATAACTGCCACATTCATGGGTGATAGGTTTTTATTGATATTTTTAATAGCAGGTATTATTTCTCTTTTATCATTTATATTTTATCCTTTTATTCCAGAAGAAAAAGTGAAGTACGAGAGTAGGAGTAGATTAACAGATATATTTTCACAAAAAATGATAGGGCTAACAACAATAAGTTCAATAGCATCATTAACATCGTTTTTATATATTATTTCAGCTTTTGAACTCCTCCCTACGATACTTCAGAATAATGTATTAGTAGCTATAGGTGATATAATTGCTGTCTTATCCTTCTCTCTTTCTGGTTACATCTCAGATATAAAAGGAAGAAAATTTTCTGCCGTAATCTTTGGTATTTTAGCTGTAATTTCCTCAGCTCTTTTCTTACTTTCCAACATTTTAGCGTTAACGATATATTTCTCTTCAGCGTTTTTTGCATTCTTCGGAGTTTGGTTAAGTGAATTATATCCACCACAAGTCAGAGGTACTGGGAGCAATTTTGCTTTGCTGATAGGTAGAATAATAGGTGGAGGATTTGGTACTTTCATTGTAACGTTACTACCATTCCCGTTAAAGATCTCTTTAGGAATTGTGCTAATTATCGCATCAATAATTAGTGTAATCAGTATGAATTTACTTAGGCCTATAACCAACTAA
- a CDS encoding MFS transporter, with translation MNKNIILGWFGTFLQLFLRLSWGVISVPIAILLHLNTVEIGFVATSFYVGYVISSIPWGLVIDKIGPNKTITISALILVPLNLLLFFSLNSYVLLVIVYLIDGVVAAAIFPSAMKIVAISHSSESKFTFYVALVESAAPITILVLSLIATILLHLWKFIYLLMAIGFLLLGIFSSKINSNATSTEIKRSLRIIFDKRIALSTLIRLGELWATWGTTTWIFPMLVLYRDISPSLSALFLLLFGLGQLVGIINVDKLVQLAGIVKVILFNLIGFIIISLVLTISNGLLILSEAFLLGIFSFLYRPPTDSLIMKIAGNSSAATSIGYANAVSQIGTMIAPTVIGLVLYLTKSFTFSMITLDIGCVISIISLLVLESWL, from the coding sequence ATGAATAAGAATATAATACTAGGCTGGTTCGGTACGTTCTTACAATTATTCTTAAGGTTAAGTTGGGGAGTTATATCCGTTCCTATAGCAATTCTTCTTCATTTAAATACAGTAGAAATAGGTTTCGTAGCCACATCATTCTATGTAGGATATGTAATATCATCAATACCTTGGGGGTTAGTGATAGATAAAATAGGACCTAACAAGACAATAACGATTTCAGCACTAATTTTAGTACCTCTCAATTTATTATTATTCTTTTCTCTTAACTCTTACGTTCTTCTTGTTATAGTATATTTAATAGATGGAGTAGTCGCTGCTGCTATATTTCCATCTGCGATGAAGATTGTTGCCATTTCTCATTCTAGTGAGTCTAAATTTACCTTTTACGTAGCATTAGTTGAAAGTGCAGCTCCTATAACTATCCTAGTATTAAGTCTTATCGCAACCATATTGCTACACTTATGGAAGTTTATCTATCTTCTAATGGCAATAGGCTTCCTATTACTTGGAATATTCAGTTCTAAGATTAATTCAAATGCCACATCTACTGAAATAAAGAGATCACTAAGAATCATATTTGATAAACGAATAGCTCTATCAACACTCATTAGACTAGGAGAGTTATGGGCTACATGGGGTACTACAACATGGATATTTCCTATGTTAGTACTCTATAGGGACATTTCGCCATCATTATCTGCATTATTCCTTTTACTATTTGGGCTAGGTCAACTAGTAGGGATAATAAACGTGGATAAGTTAGTTCAATTAGCAGGAATCGTAAAGGTTATATTGTTTAATCTAATCGGTTTTATTATAATATCCTTAGTGCTTACAATATCGAATGGTCTTCTAATACTATCAGAAGCATTTTTGTTGGGCATATTTTCTTTTCTATATAGACCACCAACTGATTCCCTCATTATGAAAATTGCCGGAAATAGTAGTGCGGCGACTTCAATAGGTTACGCTAATGCAGTATCCCAAATAGGTACAATGATTGCTCCTACTGTAATAGGATTAGTACTATACTTAACTAAGAGCTTTACTTTTTCAATGATAACTTTAGATATAGGTTGTGTAATATCAATTATTTCTCTCCTAGTTCTTGAAAGTTGGTTATAA
- a CDS encoding hydrogenase maturation nickel metallochaperone HypA: protein MHEWSIAYSVVKTLTENFNKKISKVTLVIPLFSFLDIEILKEAFNELKKENPIVENAELEVKIQEPTFRCRNCNREFKFSDIQQQVGEVKNSYGEEYPLHLMPELLPAFIKCPYCGSHDIEAIGQEIYIEKVEEYGAVERVS from the coding sequence ATGCATGAGTGGTCAATAGCTTATTCGGTAGTTAAGACTTTGACAGAAAATTTTAATAAAAAGATTTCTAAAGTCACGTTAGTAATTCCATTGTTTTCCTTTCTGGATATAGAAATTTTAAAGGAAGCTTTCAATGAATTGAAGAAAGAGAATCCAATAGTGGAGAATGCTGAATTAGAGGTTAAAATCCAAGAACCTACTTTCAGATGCAGAAATTGTAATAGAGAATTTAAATTCTCGGATATTCAGCAACAAGTTGGCGAGGTTAAAAATTCGTATGGTGAGGAATATCCTTTACATTTAATGCCAGAATTGCTTCCAGCATTTATTAAATGTCCTTATTGTGGATCTCATGATATTGAAGCAATAGGTCAAGAAATTTATATAGAAAAGGTTGAAGAATATGGAGCCGTTGAGAGAGTTAGCTAA
- a CDS encoding P-loop NTPase, which produces MEPLRELAKEKLKDKKVIAIMSAKGGVGKSVISALISLSLPSDVTLIDLDIHTMAIAKLFGVENVPLEVSKEGIEPVKIRNVNLISLAGIVRDRYVILPGRNQSNVMKELIAYSSIKGKYVVFDLPPGLGDEILVLEELSDFKPIVVTTPSKVSLKVVKYLLDYLNERKKKALVVVNMSYFTCNDQRVNLFGNYNGDVNLPIDPNLEDYIGKIQEYEGEVKKVIEKELIPQFM; this is translated from the coding sequence ATGGAGCCGTTGAGAGAGTTAGCTAAAGAGAAACTAAAAGATAAAAAAGTAATTGCTATTATGAGTGCTAAAGGTGGTGTTGGGAAGAGTGTAATATCAGCGTTGATATCTCTATCCTTACCTTCAGATGTAACGTTAATTGATCTTGATATACATACAATGGCAATAGCAAAATTATTTGGAGTAGAAAATGTTCCTTTAGAAGTCAGCAAAGAAGGAATAGAGCCTGTGAAAATAAGAAATGTTAATTTGATTTCTCTTGCAGGAATAGTAAGAGATAGATATGTTATTTTACCTGGGAGAAATCAAAGTAATGTTATGAAGGAGCTAATAGCTTATTCTAGCATAAAAGGAAAATACGTTGTTTTTGACTTACCTCCTGGTCTTGGCGATGAAATATTAGTACTTGAAGAGCTAAGCGATTTTAAACCAATAGTGGTCACTACACCTTCAAAAGTATCATTAAAAGTTGTAAAATACTTGTTAGATTATTTAAACGAGAGGAAAAAGAAAGCACTAGTAGTTGTTAACATGTCATACTTTACTTGTAATGATCAAAGAGTTAATCTGTTTGGAAATTATAATGGAGATGTAAATTTACCGATAGATCCCAATCTAGAGGACTACATAGGAAAAATTCAGGAATACGAAGGAGAAGTAAAGAAGGTTATTGAGAAAGAATTAATACCTCAATTTATGTAG
- a CDS encoding acyl-CoA thioesterase: MQNLEYVFEDVVRIYDTDAQGIAHYAAYYRFFTNTIEKFFNEKVGIPYPNVNEELWFVMVESHAVYHKPVKLGDRLTVLLSVKLLSKKVIRFDLKILNKGDLTTEGYLIQVAINPKIWKSVEIPKEILDKLSLT; encoded by the coding sequence ATGCAAAATCTGGAATACGTATTTGAGGACGTGGTAAGGATTTATGATACAGATGCACAAGGTATAGCACATTATGCTGCATATTATCGTTTCTTTACAAACACTATTGAAAAATTCTTTAACGAGAAAGTAGGAATACCTTATCCTAACGTTAATGAAGAACTTTGGTTTGTGATGGTTGAATCTCATGCTGTTTACCATAAGCCTGTAAAACTAGGGGATAGATTAACAGTGTTACTTAGCGTTAAGTTACTTTCAAAGAAGGTTATAAGATTTGATTTGAAAATATTGAATAAAGGTGATCTAACTACTGAAGGATATTTAATACAGGTTGCAATTAATCCAAAGATCTGGAAATCTGTTGAAATACCTAAGGAGATACTAGACAAGCTGTCCCTAACGTAA
- a CDS encoding STK_08120 family protein, whose translation MLEVKKEIMINKSLDLLLSYFMNPRNIMKYIPYFKEIHQINENTFKVTLKWLFSVDFEVIRIFQKSTNEITYLVNRDSIPRIHAQLTHFLASIKQSTKVIIIFKYQGPFEFYVRREAQKFLENLNDKIFEELSELNMIVIKEGVIKDDKFKDVIDLASIESVNSETELVLSDGDTIVRISFNNGKVIRTLGDINLLRKGEIKYLIKKKI comes from the coding sequence ATGCTTGAAGTTAAAAAAGAAATTATGATTAATAAATCATTAGATTTACTATTATCCTATTTTATGAATCCTCGTAATATCATGAAATACATACCATATTTTAAAGAGATCCATCAAATTAATGAGAATACGTTTAAAGTAACATTAAAATGGTTGTTCTCTGTAGACTTTGAAGTTATAAGGATCTTTCAGAAATCTACTAATGAGATAACATATTTAGTAAATAGAGATAGTATACCTAGAATACATGCACAACTCACACACTTTTTAGCAAGTATAAAGCAAAGTACAAAAGTAATAATTATTTTCAAATATCAAGGACCATTTGAGTTTTATGTAAGGAGAGAAGCACAGAAATTCCTTGAAAACCTAAATGATAAGATCTTTGAAGAATTAAGTGAATTAAACATGATAGTAATAAAAGAGGGTGTAATTAAGGATGATAAATTTAAAGATGTGATAGATCTAGCGTCAATTGAGAGTGTAAATTCAGAAACAGAATTAGTTTTATCTGATGGTGATACAATAGTTAGAATATCTTTTAACAATGGTAAAGTTATAAGAACTTTAGGAGACATTAACCTGTTGAGGAAAGGAGAAATAAAATATTTAATAAAGAAGAAAATTTAG
- a CDS encoding hydrogenase maturation protease codes for MRRIAIVGIGNRLMGDDGFGSYLAEALEGNVKGCDVIDLGASGISSLEILKDYDVIILIDAIMLEDNKDIFITKMDQEIDSEEITSTVVDFQYSGSHGLGIQSVITTLRILGYTPEVYVFGCKPYVLDVKMGISDELMSKLDQIVTSLYNFLKKFGIEFDTQKTIEKLKLVIKDSGSNK; via the coding sequence ATGAGGAGAATAGCAATTGTAGGAATAGGTAATAGGTTAATGGGTGATGATGGTTTCGGGTCTTATTTAGCAGAGGCATTAGAAGGAAATGTTAAGGGTTGTGATGTTATTGACTTAGGCGCTTCAGGAATATCATCATTAGAAATATTAAAAGACTATGATGTTATTATACTAATAGATGCAATAATGTTGGAAGATAACAAAGATATTTTTATAACAAAAATGGATCAAGAAATAGATAGTGAGGAAATAACTTCTACTGTTGTTGACTTTCAATATTCTGGTTCTCATGGCCTAGGAATTCAAAGTGTAATTACTACCTTAAGGATTTTAGGTTATACACCAGAAGTGTATGTCTTTGGGTGCAAGCCTTATGTTTTAGATGTAAAAATGGGTATATCTGATGAACTAATGAGTAAATTAGATCAAATTGTTACCTCTTTATATAATTTTTTAAAGAAATTTGGGATTGAGTTTGATACGCAAAAAACAATAGAAAAACTTAAGCTGGTGATAAAGGATTCTGGATCTAACAAATGA
- a CDS encoding nucleotidyltransferase family protein, which translates to MIRLYITKNNIIMMSGITPFDIQTRKVDVNKMFEDYLTEARRIYDACKKENVRILLYGSIGVYHKVKDNPLASQIIQLYRRSGPQDINFLVRNEDRDKFKQIMYSLEYTPYFHLEKTMGDVAGMFFKEEKVVKVYYFNEMRFSHIIPVDWNSEFTFSEEDLLLSKLQIHFTLDKHLSDVIALLLKFNVEGNKIVELTSSDWGLWKDVTDNLLKARDLIGRLIADEVKEREELAPVISRLVKLHGRIMNYPKKLSWKPIPEGEKYWRDF; encoded by the coding sequence ATGATAAGATTATATATTACTAAGAACAATATAATTATGATGTCTGGTATAACTCCCTTTGACATCCAAACAAGAAAAGTTGATGTAAATAAAATGTTTGAAGACTATCTAACTGAAGCGAGAAGAATATATGACGCATGTAAAAAAGAAAATGTGAGAATACTACTTTATGGTTCCATAGGAGTTTATCATAAAGTAAAAGATAACCCATTAGCATCTCAAATTATTCAACTATATAGAAGAAGTGGACCACAAGATATTAATTTTTTAGTAAGAAATGAAGATAGGGATAAGTTTAAGCAAATAATGTATAGCCTAGAATATACACCATACTTCCACTTGGAAAAAACTATGGGCGATGTGGCTGGAATGTTTTTTAAAGAAGAGAAAGTCGTTAAAGTTTATTACTTTAATGAAATGAGATTTAGCCATATAATTCCTGTTGACTGGAATTCAGAATTTACATTCAGTGAAGAAGATTTACTTTTATCAAAGTTACAAATTCACTTCACATTAGATAAACATTTATCAGACGTTATAGCTTTACTCTTAAAATTTAATGTGGAAGGCAATAAGATAGTTGAACTAACGTCATCTGATTGGGGATTATGGAAAGATGTTACAGATAATTTATTAAAAGCAAGGGATTTAATAGGAAGGTTAATTGCAGATGAGGTCAAAGAAAGAGAAGAGTTAGCACCAGTTATTTCAAGACTTGTTAAACTTCATGGAAGAATTATGAATTATCCTAAAAAACTAAGTTGGAAACCCATACCGGAAGGCGAGAAATATTGGCGTGATTTTTGA
- a CDS encoding RNase L inhibitor, which produces MSDFLFRFLGVDKIIKDIEEETKKIIYPIKVSREDSLLILKEILKEYNINIELKEGGSLIDERRRLTSIASNMTPLNIENPEDILWQIAQAIKPKGLRKCQKSDQ; this is translated from the coding sequence ATGAGTGATTTTTTATTTCGTTTTTTAGGCGTTGATAAAATAATAAAAGACATAGAAGAGGAAACAAAAAAGATAATATATCCTATAAAAGTTTCAAGAGAAGATTCTCTCTTAATTTTAAAAGAAATATTGAAGGAATATAATATAAATATTGAATTAAAGGAAGGTGGAAGTTTAATTGATGAAAGAAGGAGACTAACCTCAATAGCTTCTAACATGACTCCATTAAATATTGAAAACCCGGAGGATATATTATGGCAGATTGCTCAAGCTATAAAGCCTAAAGGGTTGAGGAAATGCCAAAAATCGGATCAATAG
- a CDS encoding (Fe-S)-binding protein, translated as MSKGKIEINRKLASRSLDELSPSDVMGIENCMRCGICSYSCPFWLETKKFYDVPAWRTYEINKLYSMFYTAYGIVARYLRLRKISGKEFTHWTESAYDCTACGACTFTSPMEVPNWYTALLMRRILHYSGFNYESAEKLSKNSKEIKNALGIDMGKWSEIASKIGFNVDKKGSEVLFVPSPLEIQDNNVLSSVLNIFNKLKISVTVSSKVSDPGYYAYFVGDFETGRELLENTYSVAKELNVKKIITTDGSAYFWLRWQGPKSIKENPPLPVEHLTKNVYDMYKQGKVKLEKADIASPTTVHYSEFLSRLGGVEEPPREILRLTAPQFIEPKESPSSDKLYTCPHHLELIEEKKDIVRKVRNYVITQLKRWGGKSVIVFDPNCKLSLENAVREKQADFKVVYFTELIDRGIKV; from the coding sequence GTGAGTAAAGGTAAGATTGAAATAAATAGAAAATTAGCTTCAAGATCCCTAGATGAACTATCGCCCTCTGATGTAATGGGTATTGAAAATTGTATGAGATGTGGAATATGTAGCTATAGTTGTCCATTCTGGTTAGAGACTAAGAAATTTTATGATGTCCCAGCATGGAGGACCTATGAAATTAACAAATTATATTCAATGTTCTATACTGCTTATGGTATAGTAGCTAGGTACCTAAGACTGAGAAAAATAAGTGGTAAAGAGTTTACTCATTGGACGGAATCTGCATATGATTGTACCGCATGTGGTGCATGTACTTTTACATCTCCAATGGAAGTACCTAATTGGTATACAGCACTTTTAATGAGAAGAATACTTCATTACTCTGGATTTAATTACGAAAGTGCTGAAAAATTGTCTAAGAATTCTAAAGAGATAAAGAACGCTTTGGGCATAGATATGGGTAAGTGGAGCGAAATTGCCAGCAAAATAGGTTTTAATGTTGATAAGAAAGGTAGTGAGGTATTATTTGTTCCATCACCATTAGAAATTCAAGATAATAATGTATTAAGTTCAGTGTTAAATATATTTAATAAATTAAAAATAAGTGTAACAGTTAGTTCTAAAGTCAGTGATCCTGGATACTATGCATATTTCGTAGGAGATTTTGAGACAGGTAGAGAGCTATTAGAAAACACATATAGTGTTGCTAAGGAATTAAACGTGAAGAAAATAATAACTACTGATGGTTCTGCCTATTTCTGGTTAAGATGGCAAGGACCTAAAAGTATAAAAGAGAATCCTCCATTACCAGTTGAACATTTAACTAAGAACGTATATGATATGTATAAACAAGGAAAAGTAAAGTTAGAAAAAGCTGACATAGCTTCACCTACAACTGTTCATTATTCAGAATTCCTGAGTAGATTAGGAGGAGTAGAAGAACCACCAAGAGAGATATTAAGGTTAACTGCACCACAATTTATTGAACCTAAGGAGAGTCCTTCATCAGACAAACTATATACTTGTCCGCATCATTTAGAATTGATTGAAGAGAAGAAGGATATAGTTAGAAAAGTAAGGAATTACGTAATTACGCAATTGAAGAGATGGGGAGGTAAAAGTGTTATAGTGTTTGATCCAAATTGTAAGTTATCCTTAGAAAATGCTGTTAGAGAGAAGCAAGCTGATTTTAAAGTAGTGTATTTCACTGAACTTATAGATAGGGGTATAAAGGTATGA